The following are from one region of the Salvia splendens isolate huo1 chromosome 2, SspV2, whole genome shotgun sequence genome:
- the LOC121785464 gene encoding uncharacterized protein LOC121785464: protein MKSPAKSLTQLPKRALDLDWRLVLLLISSVTFFTYISISSSSAAAIPISLPKAASFKSILHPPNHRPNPTRQLNGSRIAVCLVGGARRFELTGPSIVERILRVYENSDLFLHCPLDSNAYKLQLLSDAPRIASVRIFKPQPVPETESQLRVLTPSNSPNGIQGLLQYFHLVEGCLPMIKAHQEKNNFTYDWIIRTRVDGYWSDPLGPENFIPGKYVVPPGSSYGGLNDRFGVGDYNSSVVALSRLSLISQLDSAGLTQLNSETAFKAQLSTQNVRYTTKRLPFCVVSDRQYPYPVGRNGVPVAALSSRGPLSGAKCRPCKPVCSGTCVGPMMSGLYRSWSWTEWANNTLELCDAHGEWEEGWETVFDNSAGKKLALARKRIWALNMDKCVDGFEKFKKRAAHWVGPSDAEICGLGLKKPA, encoded by the exons ATGAAAAGTCCGGCAAAGAGCCTCACGCAGCTCCCGAAGCGGGCCTTGGATCTCGACTGGCGCCTCGTGCTCCTCCTCATCTCATCCGTCACCTTTTTCACCTACATTtccatctcctcctcctccgccgccgccatccCCATCTCCCTCCCTAAAGCCGCCTCTTTCAAATCCATACTCCACCCCCCCAATCACCGCCCTAACCCGACCCGGCAGCTCAACGGCTCCAGAATTGCGGTTTGTTTGGTGGGCGGGGCGCGGCGCTTCGAGCTCACCGGCCCCTCCATCGTCGAGAGGATCCTTCGCGTTTACGAGAATTCGGATCTCTTCCTCCACTGCCCGCTCGATTCGAACGCCTACAAGCTGCAGTTGCTCAGCGACGCGCCTAGAATTGCCAGCGTGAGGATATTCAAGCCCCAGCCGGTTCCCGAGACCGAATCGCAGCTCCGAGTGCTCACGCCTAGCAACTCGCCCAACGGTATACAG GGCTTGTTGCAATATTTCCATCTGGTAGAAGGGTGTTTACCTATGATCAAAGCTCATCAAGAAAAGAACAACTTCACCTACGATTGGATTATCCGAACCCGGGTAGATGGGTACTGGTCTGACCCGTTAGGGCCGGAGAACTTCATCCCAGGCAAGTATGTTGTACCCCCCGGTTCATCCTACGGTGGCCTCAATGACCGTTTTGGCGTAGGTGACTACAACAGTTCGGTTGTAGCACTTTCACGACTCTCCTTGATATCTCAGCTCGACTCAGCTGGTCTGACCCAACTCAACTCGGAGACTGCCTTCAAGGCCCAACTCTCAACCCAGAATGTCCGATACACCACTAAACGCCTCCCGTTTTGTGTGGTATCGGATCGCCAGTACCCCTATCCTGTTGGCCGCAACGGAGTGCCTGTGGCGGCCTTGTCAAGCCGAGGCCCACTTAGCGGTGCGAAATGCAGGCCCTGCAAGCCCGTGTGCAGCGGGACTTGCGTCGGGCCGATGATGAGCGGGCTTTATAGATCATGGAGCTGGACTGAGTGGGCTAATAACACACTTGAGCTATGTGATGCACATGGTGAGTGGGAAGAAGGGTGGGAGACTGTTTTTGATAATTCAGCTGGAAAAAAGCTTGCTTTGGCTAGGAAGAGAATATGGGCTTTGAATATGGATAAGTGTGTTGATGGA